The DNA segment ttgaaggAATAACTTTTACAAAGCAGACTTTgtaataatttcctttttttttaactgctgtaagctgtaaacacaacactgacatattatcaccttatgGTGTAGTTATGCTGAATGTTTTAGCAAACAGTTACAGCTTATTTTCACATCCAGTTgttacaaaacaacattaatattcatttggagtcatgtttctggctACCTGATGAATGCAAGTttaatatttacttttctttcaGCTCGTGCACTCTAACAACTGATATAAATATCTGTCTCCTTGGCTGCTAAATGACCCACTATGCTCCATGAGCTATGCTGGACAGGaactatatatgtatgtaaacacATATATTAATCTAGTTTAGCAGTAAATGTATTGTCTGAGGTACTTTACTTActttggtttagtttttttatctTGTGAAACCTATTACTCAACCACAATTACCCAACAGTTCTAGTGAATATTTACCTTTAGAAGTTTTACAGAGAAAACGTCATCATAATCTTACAACATGCTTGACTTTCTATGGATGCTAGACAGTGTAAACACTGAGTGTAAAACTTGGCACCTCGACCAGATATTAAAATGCTGTTCATGATTCAAGATTACTCGGAAAGGCCAGTTAAAGTACTTTTGATGCCAACTCTTATacagggattttttttaaaactgtaatgCAGTATTTTCTtattgtagtattttttttaaacttctttaaTGAAATGATCCTCCACTCTTTAATCTCCTCTGAGTTCTCAATGCTCTTCACAAAAGGTTTGGCTTGTGTTGGTTGTAGTTTATGATGCCTGCAGCACTCCCCACCCAGACAAATAAAATCCCTAATCTAATCACACTGATTCTTCCGAGACAGGAGGAACCCTACCAACCAGATGGTGTATGAAAACACACGGCTGCTTCCTGTCTCCGACACTGACCGCACCGGTGTACAAATCATTCACCATACTGAGTGTGTAAATGTAAGATTTTAAAGACTTGTTTTTGGGGgtttaaattgcttgtttttgaGGAAGTAAAATCTAATATCACTGCTGTGTGGTGATGCATGGAATTGGTGAGTGGTATTTGTTGTGCATTGCTGGGGGCAAGACAATATGGAGAGGTAATTTTGAATTTTAACAGATATGGATCAGAGGAAGagctttttaaattaaacatttaagtttGCCTCAAGCACTTCCACATAGTGTTTTGAAGAAACTAGCTCTTAatgagatattttatttaagtttgaaGTTAAACCGCCTGTGACCTTGACTAGGAATGAGCAcaaattgattaaaaaacatgatCTTTTTATCTTTAACCTCTCTTTTTCTACAGTATGCTTTACATTTGGCTTTCCAGGCATGAAACACTGACACCTGTGTTTCATTCTTACACTTTTATGGTCTCGATGCCTTGAGCTAAAGGCATGTTTGACTTGACAGTAATGATGGGCAGTTATccatcattaaaaacaaaacaaaactattgaCACAAGTGGTAGGTGTGAACAGAGGTACGATAAGAGATAAAGTCAATATTTGTCCTCAGTTACCCTGTCACACGATTTCTACACAAGCCCCATTCGAATAGTCACCTCTCAGTGCTCACCACCTGCATGCACACCACTCGTGCCCACACGCAAATACAGTATACCTGTGTTGCTATGCACCGTCAGGTTCATCCCAATGAGCCAATTTGAAGACAGTAAAATGGTGTCAAGTATCAACTAACATGGTGCAGTTCAAATGACAGACATATCATACTTACCTTATGGATTTTAGTGGAGGATGTGGACTTAAAGAACAGCAAACCAGCTAATGAATATTTGCATGAAATCCATTCATTTTGACCTGAAATTAGTTTGAAAGAAGTTTGTGAAACCGAgaaccaaagacaaacactttCCCCGGATACAGATAACAGATACTTGTGTATCTTTCTATCTACATTCTTTGGAAATGTATTAATGCCATTTACATCACCATCACTAAACAAACAGAGGAGGTTGAATAGTTGGACGTGGTTGTGTGATAGTACTTTAGACTGGGTCTTCTTTTTTGGTAATATGAAGCGGCTATGTAATTTTGTTCTGTGACTGTAGCACCACCTAGAGTGTCCACTGTGTCTTTCTGTAAATTTAAGTCTCCTGAGCAGCAATCATCATCTGAGAACCGTGAATATCTGTACTACATTTTATAACAATCCATCGAGGtttgtcaagacatttcacaAAAAGTGGCGTGAAGGTCTGAACTGCTGCTATTCCTTCTGTTTCCGATAGATGGCACATGATCGCCTGAAGCTGCGGCATTACAGTTGGAGGTTATTGGCTGAGTCTGGTGTAATTGACCTTATTGTGGTGGAGGAAGTAAAGcacccaaaaaaataataagcaaaGTTTGGATTAGCCCCCTCAAAAAAGACAACTTACTCATTGTTTCAGTGTTAATTTAATCATACAAATGCTTAATTATAgatacaggagaaaaaaaacaactttattttgacagtttcTCTTCAGATAAATGTGCTATTTTAGGACTATGTAAACTTTCATCTCATCCACTCACCATGCCACCCATCTCAGATCCGTACATAGTCACAAACTAAAAGTAGAGAATGAATCCAGCAATATTCAGATTTCTCaccatctgtctctttctcgcACACAAGCAGGCTCACaagaaggaaacacacacacacacacacccccacagacacagacacacacacactgacgtaACTAAAAGAAGCAATGCAGAACAGTGTATACTGTTTGGGAGGAGGACTCTCAGCTGACTTTCAACAGACATACAGCAGCACTGCAACACAGAATGCTGGTGAATTGTTTTTACATCACATAAGCAATGAACTCAGATATCATGAATGACATTTGATAAATTAAACTTTGGAATAATACAAATAACTCTTgcctgggggggaaaaaaaagtaacacTATCATGGTTCCAtcaacatttcctgttttattttcaagcCCAGAATACATGATGAAGTCCACTGTCTGACATAATGAACATAGCAAAGCTAAAGTAAATTCAGGTGTGATAGCAGACAGAGAGTAACTCACTCACGGATATGTAAAAACCTAAATGTGTGATCGAGATAAACATgaactgatcttttttttttttaagattagaCATGGGTGCAGTGAGGAAactaatgtttaaaatgtttatggtTAACATTATGCAACAAAACCTTAAAGCTGTGAAGAACTTTAAGGGgagaaacaaatcaataaaacctTCTGGAAAAATGCTGGTATCATaatcagccaaaaaaacaaacaaaaaaaaaaacacttgctCATCACAAGTGGACAGCATTGTGCAAATAGCAGTATAGGAACATCAGTGCTAATCCTGATGCAAAGCATTaattttcatattcaaattgTTGATTACTACAATCAAACATCAACTtatcacctttttttatttatccaatGCTCTCAACATGATGTCAGGTCAAGTTGgtcatctgattttttttagcaCCACCTGCTGGCTGTAAATGGGACTCTTTGCATCTGCAGTGCACAATAAGACAGCAAATAAATAACAGGGCAATTAGTGAGTCAGTTCAAACGGTGCAGAATCACTCGACAATACTTCAGAGGTACACGCCCAGCAAAAGCTCTCTCaatatccgtgtgtgtgtgtgtgtgtgtgtgtgtgtgtgtgtgtgtgtgtgtgaacagacacGTCAACCTTTGCCCAAGTAGTatacaccattttttttttatgtcagttaAATCCAAAGAGAAACAATAacgtacatgcacacagaaCAGGCGCGCGCACAccgacagagacacacacatatcaagTACACGTACTGTAGACATGGACTCTGAAAACTACAGTCACTCATCAGGCAAAATAGATTTAGATGGCTTTTTCAACCCTTCCTCACACCTCACTTGATCAGACTCACTCACATCCTTTTGCGCTTCAGCATCTATTTAAAGCGAAAATccaccctaaaaaaaaacagcaaacaaataaaaaataaagaaaaaacaaaaaacacacgtTCCATGCAGTCTGAATCGGGAAGCTGCAGGCAGTGTGACTTGATGACAGAATAGATTAGTGTCGTGGTTCTCTGGATTTCATCTTTGGGAGAGACAGGGTTCCTACACAGGGATGCTTTTCTTTGAATATTGGCCACTTGTGCGTCTGGATACTAATACGACTTTCACATATTGTAgacattgattttatttgttactttaACTACACAGACTGTCGACCTCGGAGTGTAATGTTAGCGTGTTGCTACATTTCAAATGTGTCAAGGAAGTATCAGGAAACACTGGCACTTATGTCGGGCTGACACAAACAGGTCAATATGTGTTATCTAACCTGCCACAGAAATCTTGGTCCTGCTCAGTTTTGTCCTGAAAGGGTGAACGCAGTATTACAGCAGTATCTTATGagtaataaatgtaatacaaagacaaatattGGTGGCAACTTCTCAGCCACAAATCGAATTATTCTCCATTGTAAAAATATTTGAAGCATTACAGTAAATTGTATGTtctcaaagcattttttttcttaaaaccGGTAACAAGCTGTTTCAGCCTTTCATTCAATCTGACTGATGCACATCTAATCATAATCTTCAGTCAAATACAAATCTTCCAACCGTTTTGAATTGTCCAAAGACGTGAGTGCACACAAGATGTAAACACAGGACTCTTTACCATCTCTGCCATCCAGATTTATCCAAAAACGAGTAATTCTGTGTTTTAGTATTAGTCTTTTGTGAATGTTAACGCTCCGATATTTACCTAGTCATATTTCTTGTCATTAACACTCCACATTGTTCACCGGGTTTCTGCATGAAAACTGATGTATGGCTTTCAGGAAAACTGGAAAATAATCCATACGCTTGTAGTAATGACTGTTGGGTGTGGTGGACAAAAGATTTCCAATCTAAAATGTACATCCCACAGTTTTCCAAAGGCCTCAAAATGatcacaatcttttttttttaaactattctCAACAGTTTTCCGAACATCTCTAGATCTGTGTAGGAACCCCAAAGAAATATTCAATTGAACGAGGGAATATCAAATCATATTGCAGGTCGTTTAGGGTTGATTTTCCCTTTAATTAGGCGTGTTTTTAcggtggaaataaaaaatagtcgTGTGTGTTTTCGAAGGGTTTATAGCACTCTTAAATGAAGCATTCACACATGCGAATCCGGGTGTTGTTGTCAGGTGGGATGTTTTCACTGTAGCGGATGTAATCCATCACCCCACTGTAGTTTGTGGGCCAGTTTGAAAGGGCCATGAGGTTGGGGAGAGGGTTGTCATGAGTCAATATAAAACAACTGTCCCCCCCCCCGCCTCTGACTCCTCTGCACTTAAGGACTCCAAGGGTGTTATGCTCATTATTCACCATGAGGTGGGGGGGCTGGGGGGGAGGGGGTAGGGGGGAGGGGGTTGGGGTCTTTGTCTTTCTAGCTCTGTCCAAATGGATAGGGTCCGTGAATACCCtgaaaagaatgagagagaaaaatgtgtttaaagttaaaGGTTTGGGTCAGCACACACTCATTACAGTGCAGTGAAGGCATGTGCAAAACATCAGTTTGGTACATGGCACCGGTGCTGCGATCATCTGTTCCAGGGGAGTAACAACACTTGCGGTACATGTAGGAAGCAGCTCGGCTCGCGTCCTTTTGGATTAATGCCTCATTGAAATGTCGCTCTCAACAGTCCCGTTAAACCACCCCAGAGAGGCTATGAGCCCAAACTATGAATGAGAGTTCAGCTATGCCAGGCATGAGGTGATACTACTGTGTAACAATTATGTGGCCCCGCCCAAGAGATTCAGCTGATTCAACTGAGTTAAATCACCAGTGGTAACACGCAATAAACGCAACAGTCACACGGGGGTTGACACATACTTCCTCATCACGCCCAAAGTCGACGTCACTTTAACTAAATCGAAATACTGTAGGTGTGGTCGTGGCCGCATTAGGCTGTAATTATCATCAATTATCATTATataacagaaaactgaaacGTTGGCTAGATGAACTTTGCTTTGGTAACTACTGGGGCAAAGAAATGTACATCCAAAGGAACAGCTGTACTATTACTCAGGTCAAAACAATCTATCATCTGTACAGTGAAGTCATTTTGGATCAGATTCAGCGCTACGTTGTCACACTTTGTGACAACTAGTGCATGAAAACCAAAAATGAAAGTACTTATCCTCTGATTACAACAGCTGCAATCCACTACACTCAGACAGACATTGATACGCTCGTAAgcattattctttttattgctGCTATTTAAACTCTGAAACTCCTGCAATCGTCCAGAACCTGATATCTCATAACAGCTGAAGATCAGGCTGCGGTGAAGGATGTTGGTGTGATATGAGATGAGCCCCAAATGGCCTCAAGTGTCTGCTTCTACACACAAAATCTAAAAGGACAGACAATTAGAATGAAACCTTTATATCTTCAGCACTCCATAAGCTTTCCTCAATGCCACCAACAGGCCAAAGTTTTGAATTTTGTATGCAAAATATCTCATTATATAGAAGCCAATTACAAAGCATATTAAAGCTCAGAacagttttgatttaaataaccCAGAGGCCTTTCTGCAACCACCATCCTCAAGACAAACTAGGGGCAAATGGCAAAGCTCTAAGAAGAGCAGAATTTATCAGTCATTGACCCTAACTTTggtttgttacattttgtgGGGTGGAATGAAGATAAGACCATACTTGAAATGACAGGGCACAAATAAAAAACCTTAATagttcatgtgtatgttttcaCAAAAGGACGGTTAAAGCAGTGTCTGGCTGTTCTAGCATAGCAAACACTAGTGATACTCCTCTGAACCAAACTATTTATAGAgtcagaaaatatatatatggtcatggctttttaaaatttcaaaatatgGTAGCTTCCATTCTTTCCTTCCTACAACAGCAACATCCAGTGTTACTGCAGTCTGTTGATTGGCCCAGAACATCCATGCTGACACGTGACTAACGTTCAAATGAGTGTccatcaaacaacaaaacaagtccAACGACAATGTCCAGTTATACCTCATAGAAGCTCttcacacacatgaaactgAGCATATAACCAACACCAAACACTGTAAATGGAGGCATGCCCTTCTATGATGGTGttcatgaaaactgtttttacacatgcatacacacaataCCTCAGGAAGGAAGGCTGCTCATGAGTGAACTTAAGGTTTAGTGTAGTGTTGTAAAGTTCCATCATACATACCTGACCATATGTCACCACAGAAAGATTTGTTTGGAGACCATTCGATGCTCTATTTACAGCATTATGAGACAGTCCATTTTGATCTTGCTGGATTGGCTCTTGTGTACGTTCCCAGGCTCCGCCGGGATCTCTGAAGCTGTTGTCAGTGGCGTCATGCTTGTTCTTCTGCGGTGAGGCGAAGGGGTTAAAGTCTCCCTGCACGTTGCGCTGGGGTTGGGTGTTGAATTCTGTCTCGAACGAGGACAACTGCTGCGTCACGCCAAGGAGGCCTCCGACTTCTACGCTAAGAATCACCCAGATTACATCTGTGGAGAAACGAGATGAGAGACACACTCAGAAAGTTTGTGACAAAAATAAGTCGACAGCCGTAATAAAATCTCAACAACCTTGTTAGAAATCAAATCTTTTGTGATTTCCTACCTCCGTAGAATAACCCGGTGGCTGTACACATCCTCCACTGGCCCTGGTACATGCCTGGAGCCGTTGGACTTCGCATCTGCACACTCACGTCTGATATTTCCTGGGGATCTAGTGACTTCACCATAACTGTGTTTACATGCCCAAACTGATCCCCACCTATGTACTTGAGACTGACCCCAGGTGGCCACGACTCTGCGCCTGCAATACACAAAGATAAGGGTTCAACAACAAAACCACGACGCTGTAACTGAGATTTCCTCTGATGAGTATTACATAGAGACTCAGAAAGGCTGCTGACAGTGTATTCAAGCTAAACGTGTGAATGCAGCGACTTGTTTCTCACCTGTGTTTTGTATTCTCCAGGTCTTTGTGAACGGTGTGTCTGGAGGAACTGACTCTCCTTCCCCAATTGTCACATCTTCAACAAAAGACATGGACGGCGTGTTGATGTTGGGACTTTCAAAGTCGTAGTATGCACCGATTGCAGCCTGCAGGTTCCTGTTCCACAACAAAAAGGAAGAGCGTGGTGTTATCAGGAGTTATGCTACAATAAAAGCTAACATCAAGGAGAATGTTGATTGCCCCGTCTTCATAATACTTTTTTTCAGCACTTCCTGGATCTAGGGGTCCAGGTGATGGACAGCCTTTTTTCATCTGCTGCCTCAGAAACTACTTGATCTAATGTGACAGTAAACCAAACCTGATAGTGTCGACTAAAAGGAAAATGCATCCTAAAAGAGAATCCACAGAGATTATGTCGCTCAGTTACGATTTGTCTCtttgacagcagacagacagttgagCAAACTGGGACACTGATATCTAATCTTTTTACAAATGTGGTTCTCTTTGTATGCGAAGCTCTTCACACTGACGATGAAGTGACtggtcaacagaaaattaaaagaaatgttcacTCACTCCAGTTTCtaacatttaaatttgtatttctcTGACAGTAAAGGGAATAAGAGTAAAGACGCTGTTTTACAGCAAATGCTTaaaaaggtccggtgtgtaggatttagtggcatctagcaggGTAGATACAGATTGCCACCTCTTCGGGTCACCATATCCTTCCTGGCGTGATGGAGAAACTACAGTTTTTCCATTCTAGGCTATAGTAGAAACattctttattttcaggtgattacacactaatgaagaTATTATATTCAAtctctgtcatattctgtaaacagagctccctaaatcttacacactgaatcttaaataaataaaagtgtacCCCAGTCATATAGCATCGTACAAAGATAAAGCTGGTGGAAAAGAAAGTCCATCTCTGACTAAGATATCCTGACTACGTCATACAACATGTTGACTATCTACATCTGAAAGCAAAcgtgtttctgtctgttctgaGTGTGCATAGTTGAAGGAAAGGTGAAAAGCCTGCTGTCATAGAGATGGGGACTGTTGGTCGGTCTCTCCTCAAAGgtattgcacaaaaaaaagatggaataagttctgtaaaaaataaaaaaataagagagCTTGAGAGAGAAGTTCAAACTCTGCTTACTTTCTCACCCCCACATGTCCAGCATGAGAAGTTGCAATAATTGTTGGGCCAAAACGGAGGTTTCAAACTTTGGACAAGCGCTTTGGTTTCAGCACACTGACATCTTTGGCTCTTgaatcctacacttcccatgaaGCAACTCAATAGTATCTTCCTTTAGACTCCTCCTGCCTGGTTAACATGTACGTATGTCAAACCACCGTAGCTGTAAAGTGAcaataactgcagttcctcaaacttccacttgaggctggctacagaacgactCGGTCTCCTTAAGTcctcatgttcaaatgtccaacttcacagcagaaataaacatgtttacagcctgctacaaaaaaactgttttggtctctatagctaatttccctgttcgtgacaactgtactgagagtgaaCTTCTTTTTAACACATGTGTTGAAGTTATTGGGCTTtgagttatgcataattaacagcatggccattttgattgacaggcaggtGCCGTTACATGTGGCTTGTTCGAGCAcgcaggcgtcattcagcccacctgcaggtccgccgatgatctttgttgatttttagattaacagtgaggaaaaagaggcaggactaccaaaaTGGTGGCAACCAGAGCCACCatactctgagcttcaaaatggctcttcagtCACGGATCggacgtccattctttatgctgtcactGTTTTAAACCTCACTGTGGGTCTTAAACAAAGCTCGTCCAAAGCTACAGAAGATACGATCTATTTATGGCACTTTTGTTTACTCTCTTTGTTCTTTCAACCTGCTTATATGTTCCTGTTGTTTGAATCTGACTCATCATAAAAGTtgaacaaatacacacacacacaggtttcacACACTGCGCGGTACTTGCCATGACTCAAAAGGTCATTTTCATGTGTAACCTTTAATGGAAGTGGAACTGTTTTGTCATCACTGATCATAAGACAACGTGTCGGGATCTGTGTGATTTACAATCTGTTAACAAATCTGtagacgaacacacacactcgaggtgatttgttctttaaaaacCCTCCTGTGTTGATCTCTTGCTGTAAACTCAGCAGATCTGACAAAACAGTTTCAGTGGACAaattccagcagctgtcacgtgacagtttttttttacgcCCCCAAAACCGAAACTTGGGACAAAAATgctgtgatttctgtttttaagccttttttttaaaagtagaaGATGTGATCAGAGCCATtgataaataactaaaaaaaaaaaaagactgggaTCAATCGATGAGCGACACAAAGACGACTTGATCACGACCGTTTGTTGTCAGCCGTTGATAGATCACGACTGGTTACGTCACCAGACTAACGTGAAGAAGTGTCTGTCGCTGAGTTGTAGCTTCTCCCCGCGGAGCGTGGTTTAAACGGGCTCTGGACACTCTTATGTAATGTGGCGGagagataacacacacacggagagtTCAATGTGCTTAAATTAAGCCTGCCAGCTAGTTAGTTAGCTCGCACTTTGCGCCTTTTTCCCAGTTATTTCACCTCTAACGTAACTCGCAGTCGGGACAAACTTTACCGTTTCACTTCCGTTTGCCCCCGAAACGGTCGTTAAGGAGCGAAGTGGATGATGAAATGTTCCCTCCTGACTTTGAACACCAACTTAGCATGTTTAAAGTCTGCTAACTGGCTAATTACATAGCTGGGTTAGCGTCACGTCGCTGTCCCACAACAGGCCCACGCATCCCCGCACTCACCAGTTGGTCATGTCCAGGAAGAAGGCGCAACCGGCTGGGTTGAGCTGGAAGCCCAGCAGCCTCTGAAACTCCGAGATGAGGACGTCTTTGTCCGTGGTGCCCATGCAGCTGAACTTCTGCATGAGCTCCGC comes from the Larimichthys crocea isolate SSNF chromosome VI, L_crocea_2.0, whole genome shotgun sequence genome and includes:
- the ilrun gene encoding protein ILRUN, whose amino-acid sequence is MEGTDMDVDAELMQKFSCMGTTDKDVLISEFQRLLGFQLNPAGCAFFLDMTNWNLQAAIGAYYDFESPNINTPSMSFVEDVTIGEGESVPPDTPFTKTWRIQNTGAESWPPGVSLKYIGGDQFGHVNTVMVKSLDPQEISDVSVQMRSPTAPGMYQGQWRMCTATGLFYGDVIWVILSVEVGGLLGVTQQLSSFETEFNTQPQRNVQGDFNPFASPQKNKHDATDNSFRDPGGAWERTQEPIQQDQNGLSHNAVNRASNGLQTNLSVVTYGQGIHGPYPFGQS